From Herpetosiphonaceae bacterium, one genomic window encodes:
- a CDS encoding SagB/ThcOx family dehydrogenase, which yields MQSPRPEVWLRAALARVDPVSANGLIDRLVTEKMLVPWSLGARLVDLHLRTTVASEWAAVSPAVETSRILREAQCAGAISLPAPAPAHIDLMAVLNARRSCRAFHDAPMRLSQFATLLACGVGLGSDPEPPAPLVPGGPVGRRTYPSGGGLYAVETLVYPLRVEDVSAGFYSYQALAHRIVPVAAPRPADDLVVLLGNHPIEHASVIVCLFVDFARPSLGKYGEKAYRLALLEAGHMAQNVVLVATGLGYAALPICGFDDAALSRAAALSFPHEAIVYVLALGAPAHGADA from the coding sequence TTGCAGAGTCCCCGTCCTGAGGTATGGCTCCGAGCAGCGCTCGCTCGCGTCGATCCAGTATCCGCGAACGGTCTGATCGATCGTCTCGTCACCGAGAAGATGCTGGTTCCGTGGAGCCTTGGCGCGCGTCTCGTCGATCTCCACCTACGGACGACGGTCGCTAGCGAATGGGCGGCGGTAAGCCCGGCCGTCGAAACCAGCCGCATATTGCGGGAGGCGCAGTGTGCAGGCGCGATCTCGCTTCCCGCGCCCGCGCCTGCACACATCGACCTGATGGCTGTGCTGAATGCTCGGCGGAGCTGCCGCGCGTTCCACGACGCTCCCATGCGCCTGAGCCAGTTTGCCACGCTTCTGGCGTGTGGCGTGGGCCTCGGCAGCGATCCAGAGCCTCCGGCTCCGCTGGTTCCCGGTGGCCCAGTCGGTCGACGGACCTATCCTTCCGGGGGCGGCCTGTATGCTGTCGAAACATTGGTGTATCCCCTGCGCGTGGAGGATGTCAGCGCCGGGTTTTACTCCTACCAGGCACTCGCTCACCGAATCGTTCCCGTTGCAGCGCCACGGCCAGCGGATGATCTGGTGGTGCTCCTGGGCAACCATCCGATCGAACACGCAAGCGTCATCGTGTGCCTGTTTGTAGACTTTGCGCGTCCGTCGCTCGGCAAGTATGGCGAGAAGGCGTATCGCTTAGCGTTACTGGAGGCCGGGCATATGGCCCAGAATGTCGTACTTGTCGCGACTGGCCTCGGATACGCGGCGCTTCCGATCTGTGGATTCGACGACGCGGCGTTAA